In Streptomyces sp. NBC_00448, the following are encoded in one genomic region:
- a CDS encoding FG-GAP and VCBS repeat-containing protein, whose protein sequence is MRKRLLAVLALTAAAACGAPGGGPGSAAPPSGSRTGTATTAVTATASATATATIGLHPDFDGDGHADLVLTDTSATVNGKYAAGYVAVVYGSAAGPDIRRHQVITQDSLGLGKAGTGGGFGRGTITADLDGDGRSDLVTQAGGSTVFVVWGGKKGLAGAVKLPGAAPLVGDFDGDGHADLVTTGGTDGQATIRFGPFTRAGKPARTTTLDLTPDDPSYYTARPTAIGDVNGDGKDDVVVTWSHVFADEAPTPRATVVYLGAADGVLTKGPRLKDENGKDLYGADTLTSDVNHDGYADVIVGLTCESIGDETTPEGGSRLMVVYGGQSGQSGQSGGLKPTAINAKTPGLPGAPDPSRCDFGYAPATGDVNGDGYADVALAVPAKGGAMVALVLRGGPKGLTVKNAMSVPGLSTRPTLAIQDLNGDGAAELAIGTSYASAADDAVRVLRGGPAGISPAEPTRIGPADLGLKPAPGDGLDFGR, encoded by the coding sequence ATGCGGAAGCGACTTCTCGCCGTCCTGGCCCTGACCGCGGCAGCGGCCTGCGGCGCTCCTGGTGGCGGGCCCGGCTCCGCCGCCCCACCGAGCGGGTCCCGGACCGGCACGGCCACCACCGCCGTTACGGCCACGGCCTCCGCCACGGCCACGGCCACCATCGGGCTCCACCCCGACTTCGACGGCGACGGCCACGCCGACCTCGTCCTCACCGACACCTCCGCCACGGTCAACGGCAAGTACGCCGCCGGCTACGTGGCCGTGGTGTACGGCTCGGCGGCCGGCCCCGACATCCGGCGCCACCAGGTGATCACGCAGGACAGCCTCGGCCTGGGCAAGGCGGGCACCGGCGGCGGGTTCGGCAGAGGCACGATCACCGCCGACCTCGACGGCGACGGCCGCAGCGACCTCGTCACGCAGGCCGGCGGCAGTACGGTCTTCGTGGTCTGGGGCGGAAAGAAGGGGCTCGCCGGAGCGGTCAAGCTGCCTGGTGCCGCACCGCTCGTCGGCGACTTCGACGGCGACGGTCACGCCGACCTCGTCACGACCGGCGGCACGGACGGCCAGGCGACGATCCGGTTCGGCCCGTTCACCCGCGCGGGCAAGCCCGCCCGCACCACGACGCTCGACCTCACCCCCGACGACCCGTCGTACTACACCGCCCGCCCCACCGCGATCGGCGACGTGAACGGCGACGGCAAGGACGATGTGGTGGTCACCTGGTCGCACGTGTTCGCGGACGAGGCCCCGACCCCCCGCGCCACCGTCGTGTACCTCGGGGCGGCCGACGGCGTGTTGACGAAGGGCCCGCGCCTCAAGGACGAGAACGGCAAGGACCTGTACGGCGCGGACACCCTCACTTCCGACGTGAACCACGACGGCTACGCCGATGTGATCGTCGGCCTCACCTGCGAGAGCATCGGCGACGAGACCACGCCCGAGGGCGGCAGCCGGCTGATGGTCGTGTACGGCGGACAGAGCGGACAGAGCGGACAGAGCGGCGGCCTGAAACCCACCGCGATCAACGCGAAGACACCAGGGCTGCCCGGTGCACCGGACCCCTCGCGCTGCGACTTCGGGTACGCGCCGGCGACGGGTGACGTGAACGGCGACGGTTACGCCGACGTCGCGCTCGCCGTCCCGGCCAAGGGCGGGGCGATGGTGGCGCTGGTGCTGCGCGGCGGCCCGAAGGGCCTCACCGTCAAGAACGCGATGAGCGTGCCCGGCCTCTCGACGCGGCCCACACTGGCGATCCAGGACCTGAACGGCGACGGCGCGGCCGAACTCGCGATCGGCACGTCCTACGCGAGCGCGGCCGACGACGCGGTGCGGGTGCTGCGCGGCGGCCCCGCCGGCATCAGCCCCGCCGAGCCGACGCGCATCGGGCCCGCGGATCTGGGACTGAAGCCGGCGCCGGGGGACGGCCTC